The genomic stretch GGGCAGTGTAGTGCCCGCGCTCAGGCGGCGGCGGTATGCTGACCCCGGTATGGACGACGCGCCCGCCCCCTCTCCTGTCCGGCCGCGCAGCACGTGGTGGCGGCGCGTGTCGCGGCTCCCGGTCGCCATGATGCTCACCAGCCTGCTGGCCGCGCTGGGGATCGTGCAGCTGTCCTTCCAGCTGGGCAACGCGGCCTTCCGCACGGTCACGTGGACACGCCAGACCCAGGAGACCAACGCCCGGATCGCGGTGCTGGAGACCGAGCTGCAGATCCTCCAGGATGCCCGCACGGCCCTGAACACCCCCGAGTACCTGCGCCAGCTTGCCCGCTGTCAGGGCTTCGTCGGCCTGGACGAGACCGTGGTCGTGTCGCCCACGGCCCCCGCCGTGCCCGGCGAGAACTGCCAGGTCGTGCCGTTGCCCTGACGGGCGCCGAGGGCGGA from Deinococcus sp. AB2017081 encodes the following:
- a CDS encoding cell division protein FtsB, producing the protein MDDAPAPSPVRPRSTWWRRVSRLPVAMMLTSLLAALGIVQLSFQLGNAAFRTVTWTRQTQETNARIAVLETELQILQDARTALNTPEYLRQLARCQGFVGLDETVVVSPTAPAVPGENCQVVPLP